The genomic stretch tatttattttaaatacgcATAAAAACTACAGACAGCGACACACAGTCGATGTTTGTTGGACCACCAGAACATCTTCAGAGCTCCTTGTTATTGATCATCATTGATCATAAAGATCTTCCTCATGTGGTgctgtgatgatgatgctgggttgagatctggtgactgtgaaggtcataacatGATCCACATCATTCACtgtcatcctgaaagagaccagcatccagacctggaccagaccccctcactgtcgggatccagcactcagacctggaccagaccccctcactgtcagggtccagcatccagacctggaccagacctcctcactgtaggggtccagcatccagacctggaccagaccccctcactgtagaggtccagcatccagacctggaccagaccccctcactgtcagggtccagcatccagacctggaccagaccccctcactgtcagggtccagcatccagacctggaccagaccccctcactgtcaGGGTCCAGaatccagacctggaccagacctcctcactgtaggggtccagcatccagacctggaccagaccccctcactgtagaggtccagcatccagacctggaccagaccccctcactgtcggggtccagcatccagacctggaccagaccccctcactgtaggggtccagcactcagacctggaccagttcTCAGGTGAAGGACTCATCTGATCATATCAGTGTGTTCCACGTCTCTGTAGACCAGAACCTGGATGgattttgcaccactgaactctcagATGTTGGTTCATCTCTGTAATGAGGGTCTCTATGTGGTTGTTGACGGGCTCACGAGTCCCGACTACCAGATCTGATGAATCTTTGGACAGAAGCCTGTTTCTAGATCTACTTCCTGTCTGATGTTTCAtatcataatttatttattcatttatattcttcgtgttttaaaaagttgtgtataaataaatctttgCTGACGGTCTGATCACGTCATCACATGACCCTGTTTACTGACGTCTTTCCCGCAGATCTAAACGCAGACGTCACTTCAGTCACTGTTCTTATTGACAGACGAGCCAGCCGAGcgtctttgtgactgaagctgcTGCCGTCCGCCCCAACAATCAACCCTCGTTCAGCCGCTCACATCTTTTCCTCTCGTCACCTCGATACCAGATCAGAATCAGCTGGATGTTTATACAAGTCACAGAGCATCACTGGATGTTCATGACTTCATTACTGGAGCAGCGCAGCTGTGTGGAAACATCTTCTActctcatttattcaggtttttcctttaatctgcCGCCGTCGTCTTTTAGTCTTTTTGCAGGAAACAGCCTGAGATGTTGATAAACTCAGAAGAGTTTTATGCAAAATTAGTGGAACTGAATGTCAGATCAGGAGATCAATGGTGATATAGATAATAGATAATAGATAATAGATAATAGATCAGGCCTGATTAACAACATTTCATAAAGTTCTCAGTGTTTATGACGTCAGATGACATTTCTTATCTTGTTCTGGTCTCTATCAGCCTCCACTGCTTCAACTGacattttaatctttaaatGACACTTCACCTGCTTTCATTTGCTCTTCAGTAGAGCTGCTGTGATTAGTAGTTATCAATACctaaaatcaacagaaaattaattttcaactattttcataatcaatgaAGTGTtgaaaaagatcatttttaaagcaaatatgacaaatatttgatgttttctgcTTCTCGTCCATCAATAAACGtcttcaaacaaacattaaagcaTCATTCtgatgattttatatatttgtctaACAGCATCatgtagttctgtgtaaggcggacactactgagcatgtgcagtaacgcggttctgtttacagcttgttgtgctgcagataaACTTTATACTGGATTAAACATCTCTGAAAAAAGAATCATttgattgttggtttggatccaaacatgaagacaaatatagagaatcagcagattgatcctttaatgacgtcatctcggGCTCCAGGAAATCTGTCacacagttttgttgttttatagaCTCATTGATCGATTGATTAATGATCGATGTTTGCAGCTCTTCTCTTCGACTGTTAATTCGGTGTTTCCATGGAAACCGATGACTCGACTGTCTGCAGCGTTTAGAGCGAGACGTCGAGTCGACTCACAGAGCAGAAACGTACGTCGGATCCAGGAGAAGATATTTACTGTGTTAATATTTATTGATCTGCTCACAGGCAGACCGGAGCCTCGATCAATcaatatagatatagatagatactGTTAATATGTTCATAACATATAAACAGCATATTAAACAGCTGTATGagcagattacgcttcactaaactaaaataaaccTGGAGAGTAAAAACGTGggtcagagctgcaactaaccgttagttaattattgattaatctgacgaTTAGTTTCTGGatttatcaattagttgtttggtccataaaatgtcagaaattgtgaaaaatgtggatcaatgtttccaaaagatcttcagtttactgtcaactaaagaaagcagaaaatattcacatttacgTGTATTAACGGTCACATGTCAAATGTTTTCAACACGCTTCAGCTGCTTTCATCTGACAGCTGGAACCATtagtcaataaatcaataacattttcggattttggactgttggtcggacaaaataaaaacatctttctctgttttctaacattttatagacaaaccAATTATTCCATGATGGAAATAACCAGAACTTTACAGACTTACTTTAATGGTCTTAATGTTTAAATACCAGCTGacacttcaactgctttcagCTTTTCAACCTAAACTTCTCACGCAAACAATCAGACTGAAAACTTTCCTCAGTGAGAGTTTTTATAGTTTAAACTTTACATGTGTGAGTTATTATCAGAGGAACTCAAATCtgatgaaataaatgttcagaACAACATCTGAAGCTCCTCAATGACTTAAAGACACTTAAGTGCTTAAATATTCTCTGTGAGGTTCAttagtggaaagtaactaagtacatttactcaagtactgaagtacttgtactttacttgagtatttccatgtgatgctactttctacatttcagagggaaatattgtactttctactccactacatttatttgacagctttagttacttttcagatgaagatttgacacaatggataatataacaagcttttaaaatacaacacattgttaaagatgaaaccagtggtttccaactacatcaagctctttatacttatgtacttttactgtaggaggatttttcatacagggacttttacttgtaatggagtattttaagATTGCTGTattggtgtttttactgcagttaagaatctcagtacttcttccactactgcagatgtgttgttgtgtttgtcagCAGATGATGAAATGTTGTTGGTCCTGCAGGTTTTCGGGCCTCTGCTTCAGCAGGTAAACATCCAGCTAACTAACACTTTATCTCCGTGAAATAAAGAGCTGTAATTGACATTTGCTTTGGATTAGCGTTTAGCTCACTTACCTGTTATTTATCCcgcagctgtgtgtccatgttaACGTTTTCTTATCGATGTTTTCTCCAGATGAAACGAGCAGACTCATAAACGCAACAGCTAGCTGGTTAGCACTGTTAGCAGGAGCTAGCAGCTAACGCTAGTGAAACAGCAGCGGTGTTAGTTCGCAGCCAGCCCGTCCGGGACTCTGTGACGACTCATTTCAGATTTATTTAACAGACTCAGTTTGATTCTTCAGGAGTTTAAAGATTATCTCTGAGCTGTTGTTCAGccagcagcagctaacagcagctagcAGCAACTGACGGCTGCTGTTATGAGACGGAACTACGAGCAGAGCGGAGATACGGGTCCTGAACTGTGACGTGTTTCCTCCCTGAGCTCAGTctgacaggtgtgtgtgggtgacTTAGGTGTTACAACATCTTCAGTGACATATTCAGAGGGCGCAGTTACATAATATTATTCCTCATTTATATAAAGGATTTATCAGATGTGTCCAACAGAGTCTCCTCCATGGTCCCATTCAGatactttacttcagtaaagtaCCAATACTTATAAATACTTATATACAGACCTGAATCTGCaataaaaatactacattacaaataaaagtactgcatgaaaaatcctcctacagtaaaagtacataagtattatgagcttgatgtagttaaagtattgcagtaaaagtacataagtattatgagcttgatgtagttaaagtattgcagtaaaagtacataagtattatgagcttgatgtagttaaagtattgcagtaaaagtacataagtattatgagcttgatgtagttaaagtattgcagtaaaagtagtggtttggtccctctgactgatatattattatatatgacatcattagattattaatagtgaagcatcagtgttagagcagcatgttactgttgtagctgctggaggtggagctagtttacactactttatatacagttagctagtttagtccagtggttcccaacctaggggtcggggccctccaaagggtcagcagataaatctgaggggtggtgagatgattaatgggagaggaaagaagaaaaaacagtctGTTGTGGTgtattaaaacttaaaacttcgagaacaacataaaataacaatattacaatagcaacaacaaacaaacccagACACATTTGTTTTCAGCTAGAGAGGAAGTCCACATCTTGAACTGAAGAAGAGTTCAGAGCAAACTTTGTGAAGATGAATCTAACATCTGGTGGACGACCTTACTgtatacaacaaacaaacaaacatttgtcaCAAACAAAAAGATTTCAAAAGTCAAAAGAAGATATTTTGATTATACAGtagctgcttttctctctgttttcatgaaGACCAAATAAAGAAGAAGATAGGTTAATATTTTTGCCTTGCTTCAGAAAATGTGATCTCACTGCAtctgaaaattaaacaaaaacatgatcTATCCGAATACTGTCAGGGTCTCATCCTTTAACCTGTTTAAAGACACAGTAACAAGAACTTTTTGAGTTTGAGTGTATTTACTTGCAGAGGTTAAACTCAAATATTTAATTGCAATACATTTAGTGGTATTTGAAGTTCAAAATTTGGTATTCAGTTGCtgatataattcaaattattattgtcattgttgttgttgttattattattattattattattattattattattattattattattattattattattaatgttattattattattattattttattgaacaATTTCCATGCACAAACATCATGGCTTTGGCAATTGTGGCAATGATTTGTTTCCATAGAGTCGCACCTGTAAGGCTGCATTTAGGGTATAAACGTCAAGATAAATAAAGCTGCCCGCCGGCGCCAtctcacataaacacaaacaacagtccGACAGAGCTgatataaagaataaaaacattattaaaacatgttacagaAAACATGATACAAGTACTGGAAGACATTTATCCCGTCTGATCACGAGTTTTGCTGATTTCTTCCATGTTTTCCCGACAGACACGTGAAGAGACAGCCCTGTGGCCCGCGGGGTCCTGAAGTTTCCCGGACAGGCGCATGCAGAGACAGCCCTGTGGGCTGCGGGGTCCTGATGATACTGTGAGTGAACGATGAGCGGTTTGTTTGTTACGTCTGCTAACTTACAACTTTTAGAtttaatatcatttttattcagcagaaactgtttgtttctattttaaagGTTCGTTCATCGTTTGTCAAGAAAACGGATTTATTTAAGTTAATATCTACGTCACTGGAGCTGAAATAAAAGTCAGGTAAGATAATGTTAGCGGCTAACTGACACTTCAATTCTACATTTCAACGGTTCATTACTTAATAACAATTTACTAATTACACCTTGTAGgagtattaatattttattaatgaattacctTGTCATTAGGGCACCACCTTCTGTTTGGTTAGGATTTATTAGTGCCAGGAGCAAACACTAAACCTCGtttaatttaatcaatgaatcagtctcatgATCTAAGTCCCAAacagaaacaaccaaacactttcaggataaattaagacatttattaatagctaaacgtATTGatgatacatgataaagcataagataatatacagaaaataataaataaaaagaaagtaaaataactaaataaataagatctatgcatgataataaataataaagaaaattattcagcatgAGTGGCTCGAAGTGCGTGATTCGAGGCTTCATGTGTTGCACCGGGGAATGCTAATGAGAAGCTAATTCAACTTCCCTAAATAAACTCACTTAATTTTAACGTTATTCGACATCAACCCTCAACCACAAAGCCATGTTGAGGTGTTTCGTGGCGGTAGAGGCGTCATCTCGCAGGTCCAGCGGTGTTGTTGCAGTGAAAGAACCGGATCAGCTGCGTCGCGTCCTCGGAGATGCAGAGACAGTCTGCAGGCTTCACTTCTGTTTGCAGCATCGCTCTCAGAGAGCAGCTACAGGTTCAGTCTCaaggcttcttcttcttcttcttgagcTAACGTTGAGGATTCAGCTTTAGTTGACTTGTAGTAACTTGAGTTGAGTAAGTTACTGAATAAAGTTTACTGTGACTGCAGCGGTGTCTTTGTCCAGACTCCTTACAGTTCAGAGTTTATAAAGGAACTGAAGTCTGTTCGTTAGTTATATTCTGGCTAATAGAACAGTGAATTCAAACTTATGTAGAACTACTATgttatatacaataactaaatagaTGAActcaaatataaacaataaaataaatagaaacgACAGTAGTGATATGACCatcactataataatataataataatgttcaaTGAGGTTAATATGctagtagtagtatagtagacTGTAGATTAGTGTCCATGGATGTTAGAATTAAATATACATTGAAACATGAATCATTTAAacaatgtatataatatataaggtTTGTACAGACAGAGTATAAACAAATGAACCTGGGAAATAACAGATGTGAtggataatgtaataaataaataaaagtccagCTGATCAGTCCAGTCCATGAACACTGGATGATGTACTCACTTCCTtcactgcagtaaaaatactccattacaagtcaaagtacatcagtattatgagcttgatgtattTAGTTAAAGTTAGcaggaaaccactggtttcatctttaacactgtgttgtattttaaaagcttgttatattatccattgtgtcaaataaatgtagtggagtagaaagtacaatatttccctctgacatgtagaaagtagcatcacactGCAGTGTTTACAGAATGTAACGCGTGAAAAAGCAACATAATGGATTTTCATGTCTTCTGATAATATTATAGATTTCAGTCTGTGTCTGAGGTCGAGACGTTACAGATGAAACAtgttgaatatattttatatgtgatgAAAGGCTGTGAGCAGATAGACACAACTGTTTGGATGATCAATTCATTATTTTGGTGTCAGTTTCTCGTCCATCCTgttcttctctgtttcatatcGTTGTTAAGTGAATATTTTGGGTTTGTGCTGCAGAAAACAGACTCTGACTGCTGTAACAGAGAACATACCAGCAGTTTATCACACAACTgttgaacaagcagaacatCGGCGCTCTGTCCGccatttttgtagttttctctTGTCCGTGTTGCTATTTTTTCATACAGTCCCACATTCACAACCTGCACTGTTATCAGCTGACAGCTACACACCCACCGACCCAGAAGTCTCTGCAGATACAGACTCACTCTGCCGGCGGCTCATACGTGATGATTGAGGGATTATTCTTCAATCTATAAATTGTTTGTTAGGAAAATGCAGCATCGTATGTGTGCTGGTCAGATAAACTCCTCACTGTCACCAAGACTCCACAGACGAGATGATGTTTAGCCTGCAGGTTTATTAGCTGGATACAGAAGGTGTGATCACTTCAACTGCATTGAATCAGACAACAAGCTATTATATGCTTCGCTTATTAATTTATCTTCTAAACTAAATTATCTTTTAGTACTGATAGTATATAACTACTGTCAATACGTCTCTAAACTAGAGAAATATAGCTGTAGCTTAGTATGAACTAATACAGGATATTATATActcacaaaatgatcaaaatatatgaaatgaaaCTCTAGAAATGCACTGAAGCATAAAAAGCAAAGCTGGCAGACACATCAGATGAGTTCAGATGGATGCAGAGTAACTAACTGCAGGTCTGCCTGTCTGATCACATGACGTGGAACATGGAGTAACTACTGAAGATACCCCAGTCGACCACTAGATGGCGCCTCATCAACAATTTAACACATCAAATCCAACAGTAACAGAAGAGTGTGTCTTTAAAGATGTGTTGGAACAGATGGGAAAATAAATGATGCTCTAATCCAGGTGTGAAGTTGACCTTCACTAATATAATGAGTGTGTGATGTTTTCAGGTGAGGCGTCCTCCTGgcctccatcttcttcttctgtggtggaTCATGGAGCTGGCGTACGTGTGTGAGTGGGAGAAACGTCCGAAGAGTACTCACTGTCCCTCCATCCCGCTGGTCTGCTCCTGGTCCTGCAGGAACCTGGTGGCCTTCACCACCGACCTGAAGAACgatgatgatgacaaaggtacacgcacgcacacacaaacacgcacacacacacacacacacacacacacacacacacaaacacacacacacacctgctgcacGGACTGGATGTAAAAGGAGACAGGAGCAGAAACAGACGTGATATCCTTCATCActgttatgtgtgtttgcagatgtCAGTCACATGATCCACATCATCGACACGGAGCACCCCTGGGACGTCTACTCCATCAACTCCGGACACGCTGAGGTCATTTCCTGTCTGGAGTGGGACCAATCAGGTGAGGTTTCACTCAGCTGCATGTTGATGTTCTGTGGCAGTGGTTCTCTACCTGCTGCAGGCAGATCAGAGTCTGTGTTCACgtgtgtgtttgaacatgttgtgtgtgtgtgtgtgtgtgtgtgtgtgtgtgtgtgtgtgtgtgtgtgtgtgtgtggaggttcGAGGCTGCTCTCTGCAGACGGTGACGGTCACATCAAATGTTGGTCGATGTCTGATCACCTGGTGAACAGCTGGGAGAGCGTTCTGTCCAGTTCTCTGGACGGAGATCCCATCGTGGCTCTGAGCTGGTTGCACAACGGAGTGAAGCTGGCGCTGCACGTCGAGATGGTAACAAACACGTAGAAACGTTAACGTGTTAAAGCAAAGAGTCGTGTAATCAGAATAAGTTTGAGTCAGCAGATGAAtaaatcacttcctgtctgctttcttcttcttcttcgttcAGTCGGGTTCCACAAACTTTGGGGAGAAGTTCTCGCGGGTGAAGTTCTCTCCGTCTCTGACGCTGTTTGGCGGGAAGCCGATGGAGGGCTGGCTGGCGGTGACGGTGAGCGGTCTGGTCACCGTGTCGCTGCTGAAGCCGGGCGGCGCTCTGCTGACGGCCAGCGAGAGTCTGTGCCGGCTGCGAGGACGCGTGGCGTTAGCCGACATCGCCTTCACCGGAGGCGGGAACATCGTGGTGGCGGCGACCGACGGCAGCAGCTCCTCGCCCGTTCAGTTCTACAAGGTCAGAACCAGATCGACACTGATTATCACCTCCGGGTTCTCCAGAGTCGCCGTCAGAACGTTCAACATTcatatttctgtgttcaggtggTGGTGAGCGTGGTGAGCGAGAAGTGTCGCATCGATACCGAACTGTTACCGTCTCTGTTCCTGCGCTGCACCACCGACCCGCTGAGGAGAGAAAAGTACCCCGCAGTCACACACCTCAAGTTCCTGACCCGGGAGAACTCTGAACAGGTAACCAGGAGAACCTTTAGAACCTATAGAACCAGAGAACCCTGAGAATCTGTAGAACCAGACAGAACTCTGAACAGGTCACCACTGGAACCAAACATTAGGAACGGTTCTATGTTTCAGCTGCTCTCAGTGAGATCAGGATTTGTTTCAGAGACCTGAGAACAGTAGAACATGTAGAACATGTAGAACATGTAGAACATGTAGAACAGACCAGAGAGTGGGTCAGCTGTAGAACCCTGGAGAACctgacaggaagtgtgtgtgttgtaggtTTTGCTGTGTGCGTCCAATCAGAGCGGCAGCATCGTGGAGTGCTGGTCTCTGAGGAAGGAGGGACTTCCTGTCAACAACATCTTCCAACATCGATCACCAGTCGGTAAGAACCGAGACGAGAACCCGTCGCACCGTCACAACTACGTtctgttgacctttgacctctgacctctgacccttcCCTGTGCTCAGTGGGGGAGAAGCAGCCGACCATCCTGAAGTGGAGGATCCTGACGACCACCAACGATCTGGAGCGAGTGTCGGCCGTCGCTCTGCCCAAACTGCCGATCTCCATCTCCAACACCGACCTGAAGGTGGCGTCAGACACCAAGTTCTGCCCCGGACTCGGTGAGGAGAACCGCACCTTCATCACAGCCGGAACATCGTCTAACACATGACTTTAGGTCCCGTTCATCACCGTACATGTTTTCTGTTCTCAGGTCTGGCTCTGGCTTTCCATGACGGAAGTATCCAGATCCTGCACCGCCTGTCCCTCCACACGATGGGGGTTTTCTACggctcctcgtcctcctctggACCCGGCCAGCGACCCGGAGACGAGTCCGCCATTAAACGCCAAAGAACCGGAGGCCCCGCCCTCCACTTCAAGGCCCTGCAGTTCTCCTGGACGTCACTGGCTCTGGCTGGAGTCGACAACCACGGCAAGGTGaggacacatgaacacatgaacacatgaacacatgatcatctaaacacatgaacacatgaacacatgaacacatgaacatctaaacacatgaacacatgaacacatgaacatctaaacacatgaacacatgaacacatgaacatctaaacacatgaacacatgaacatctaaacacatgaacacatgaacacatgaacacatgaacatctaaacacatgaacacatgaacacatgaacatctaaacacatgaacacatgaacacatgaacatctaaatacatgaacacatgaacacatgaacatctaaatacatgaacacatgaacacatgaaaacatgaacacatgaacacatgaacatctaaacacatgaacacatgaacatctacatacatgaacacatgaacatctaaatacatgaacacatgaacacatgaaaacatgaacatctaaacacatgaacacatgaacacatgaacacatgaacatctaaatacatgaacacatgaacatctaaacacatgaacacatgaacacatgaaaacatgaacatctaAACACCTGAACACATGAACAcctgaacacatgaacatctaaacacatgaacacatgaacacatgaaaacatgaacatctaAACAcctgaacacatgaacacatgaacacctgaacacatgaacatctaaacacatgaacacatgaacacatgaacacctgaacacatgaacacatgaacatctaaacacatgaacacatgaacacatgaacatctaaacacatgaacacatgaacatctaaacacatgaacacatgaacacatgaacatctaaacacatgaacacatgaacatctaaacacatgaacacatgaacacatgaacatctgaacacatgaacatctgaacacatgaacacatgaacatctaaacacatgaacacatgaacatctgaacacatgaacacatgaacatctaaacacatgaacacatgaacatctaaacacatgaacatctgaacacatgaacatctgaacacatgaacacatgaacatctgaacacatgaacacatgaacatctgaacacatgaacacatgaacatctaaacacatgaacacatgaacatctaaacacatgaacacatgaacatctaaacacatgaacacatgaacacatgaaaacatgaacatctaAACACCTGAACACATGAACAcctgaacacatgaacatctaaacacatgaacacatgaacacatgaaaacatgaacatctaAACAcctgaacacatgaacacatgaacacctgaacacatgaacatctaaacacatgaacacatgaacacatgaacacctgaacacatgaacacatgaacatctaaacacatgaacacatgaacatctaaacacatgaacacatgaacatctaaacacatgaacacatgaacatctaaacacatgaacacatgaacacatgaacatctaaacacatgaacacatgaacacatgaacatctgaacacatgaacatctgaacacatgaacacatgaacatctaaacacatgaacacatgaacatctgaacacatgaacacatgaacatctaaacacatgaacacat from Thunnus albacares chromosome 9, fThuAlb1.1, whole genome shotgun sequence encodes the following:
- the med16 gene encoding mediator of RNA polymerase II transcription subunit 16, with product MELAYVCEWEKRPKSTHCPSIPLVCSWSCRNLVAFTTDLKNDDDDKDVSHMIHIIDTEHPWDVYSINSGHAEVISCLEWDQSGSRLLSADGDGHIKCWSMSDHLVNSWESVLSSSLDGDPIVALSWLHNGVKLALHVEMSGSTNFGEKFSRVKFSPSLTLFGGKPMEGWLAVTVSGLVTVSLLKPGGALLTASESLCRLRGRVALADIAFTGGGNIVVAATDGSSSSPVQFYKVVVSVVSEKCRIDTELLPSLFLRCTTDPLRREKYPAVTHLKFLTRENSEQVLLCASNQSGSIVECWSLRKEGLPVNNIFQHRSPVVGEKQPTILKWRILTTTNDLERVSAVALPKLPISISNTDLKVASDTKFCPGLGLALAFHDGSIQILHRLSLHTMGVFYGSSSSSGPGQRPGDESAIKRQRTGGPALHFKALQFSWTSLALAGVDNHGKLHMLRVSPSMGQVLEMNTTLRHLLFLLEYCMVTGYDWWDVLLHVQPTMVHNLVEKLHEEYMRQNQALQQVLATRIVAVKASLCKLSTATAARACDFHAKLLLIAISSTLKSLLRPHVLNTPDKSPGDRLTEICAKNTDTDIDKVMINLKTEEFVLDGPPLQSLQQLIQWVGDFVLYLLANLPNQGSMVRPGFGFMRDGASLGMLREMLVMIRIWGLLKPGCLPTFTATSDNQDSMQLLFRLLTKLWLCSREDGPPQDPDESLIDECCLLPSQLLVPSMDWLPVNDGVIVKLQGKHPLRLQFGKASSLPGVGSTAPLEVFTRSPGSQKMDNLRCVHMGVCPTEESKACTRCGCVTMLRSPNKTNAMKQWEQRWIKNCLCGGLWRRIPPILT